A single Anopheles arabiensis isolate DONGOLA chromosome X, AaraD3, whole genome shotgun sequence DNA region contains:
- the LOC120906556 gene encoding extensin-like: protein MNEQAMEKQYHEVAARAVLGYLYDHDMYMLAEQFCMDCPYLRADQGSFELGRIPVNVLQKPLQQVMKEFIAMQSQLLQLVNLCSTVVAFPHTDSTMVLVDHLINVLKSSGTGPVLDAVITTLPAYSAAWADSQSPPPSHPTPPPAAAGPPTVLNTSDSMQDSNVSTISVQSRLEEDISMMPVDLSMIETVAPDPLPTSAHKRPPVSADQPVPVEQQHPSPACGLAQQSNSPAVRSHPHQHSKPSPVTVTLQSPQETELLATNPPQVAPVGASDENVPPAATTTTAASVTLADPPRSNATPLDNPIVPGTASSRSTSSRKRTHIRILDFGTPPYKRGSPSTSGYSSSTGRRLSPPPKAVTPTVRPRPVLKLPVTEEEQATPAPPPAHPPPPAQPPSPPPPPPVQPSSPPPPPPPPPSATTEQPQPKKEIVQRQRSKRAVASKPETETIPPSKIPTPPAKVPAATEPAPTTSSCQPTTSSAMVPPNPPKEAPAPSSSTKSPRRATTTSQPPNQHHTKAKEVPVSVRPPSRSPPRSLLPPGTPGCPVDPLAVYPMTPRFLTRPLQPLCMLTPLLGPLDISGVSQLKSGSHSKPSDINTPGYPITPGCASTPSPPPDSGPGVSYYEGGKPTAPPAPSAERAEVGAPGDDGEASDGEEAGQYFEPQLTLAAGSEEIRVVHQREGRRRPGTLRERDSEYEERLASRIEIDNGQRVFQIAIAPIINLFENGTR, encoded by the exons ATGAATGAACAAGCGATGGAAAAGCAGTACCACGAGGTAGCGGCCCGTGCAGTGTTGG GCTACCTCTACGACCACGACATGTACATGCTGGCGGAGCAGTTCTGCATGGACTGTCCGTACCTGCGGGCGGACCAGGGCTCCTTCGAGCTGGGCCGCATCCCGGTGAACGTGCTGCAGAAGCCCCTGCAGCAAGTGATGAAGGAATTTATCGCGATGCAATCGCagc TCCTGCAGCTGGTTAATCTTTGCAGCACCGTCGTTGCCTTTCCGCACACCGACTCCACGATGGTGCTGGTGGACCATCTGATCAATGTGCTGAAGTCGTCCGGCACGGGCCCGGTGCTCGATGCGGTCATTACCACCCTGCCGGCCTACAGTGCCGCCTGGGCCGACAGTCAGTCACCGCCACCGTCACACCCGAcgccaccaccggcagcagcgggcCCGCCAACCGTGCTAAACACGTCCGACTCGATGCAGGACAGCAACGTCTCCACCATCTCGGTGCAGAGCCGGCTCGAGGAGGACATCAGCATGATGCCGGTCGATCTGAGCATGATCGAGACGGTCGCACCGGACCCGCTGCCGACCAGCGCCCACAAGCGCCCGCCCGTTTCCGCCGATCAACCAGTGCCGgttgagcagcagcacccgtCGCCCGCCTGCGGGCTAGCACAGCAATCAAACTCGCCCGCCGTCCGATCACATCCCCATCAACACAGCAAACCATCGCCGGTAACGGTTACGCTGCAATCGCCGCAGGAAACCGAACTGCTCGCGACCAACCCGCCCCAGGTGGCGCCGGTCGGAGCGAGTGACGAAAATGTGCCgcccgccgccaccaccaccaccgccgccagtGTGACGCTGGCCGATCCACCCCGCTCCAATGCGACACCGCTGGACAACCCGATCGTGCCCGGGACGGCCAGCTCGCGGTCCACCTCCAGCCGGAAGCGGACGCACATCCGCATACTGGACTTTGGCACGCCGCCATACAAGCGCGGCAGCCCGTCGACCAGCGGATACAGCAGCTCGACCGGCCGCCGCCTGTCACCCCCGCCAAAGGCCGTTACGCCCACCGTGCGTCCCAGGCCCGTGCTGAAGCTGCCGGTGACCGAGGAGGAGCAAGCGACGCCGGCGCCGCCGCCTGCTCACCCACCACCGCCAGCTCAGCCACCTTCAcctccaccgccgccacctGTTCagccatcatcaccaccacctccaccaccaccaccaccgtccgcTACAACCGAACAACCGCAGCCAAAGAAAGAGATCGTGCAGCGGCAACGAAGCAAGCGGGCCGTCGCGAGCAAACCGGAGACGGAAACGATACCGCCG AGTAAAATACCTACGCCCCCGGCCAAAGTGCCCGCCGCAACGGAACCGGCCCCAACCACCTCCTCCTGTCAGCCAACCACCAGCAGTGCGATGGTTCCACCGAACCCCCCCAAAGAGGCACCGGCGCCGTCCAGTAGTACAAAGTCGCCGAGACGcgctaccaccaccagtcAGCCACCAAACCAGCATCACACCAAAGCAAAGGAGGTGCCAGTGAGTGTGCGGCCACCGTCCCGCTCGCCGCCCCGCTCGCTGCTGCCGCCCGGGACGCCCGGCTGCCCGGTCGATCCGCTGGCCGTCTACCCGATGACGCCCCGGTTTCTGACCCGGCCGCTCCAGCCGCTCTGCATGCTGACGCCGCTGCTCGGCCCCCTCGACATAAGCGGCGTCAGCCAGCTCAAGTCGGGCAGCCACTCGAAACCGTCCGACATCAACACGCCCGGCTACCCGATCACGCCAGGGTGTGCGAGCACGCCCTCGCCACCGCCGGACAGTGGCCCCGGTGTGTCGTACTACGAGGGCGGCAAACCCACGGCACCCCCGGCACCCAGCGCCGAGCGGGCCGAAGTGGGCGCGCCGGGGGATGACGGCGAAGCGTCCGACGGGGAGGAGGCAGGGCAGTACTTCGAGCCACAGCTGACGCTGGCGGCCGGCAGCGAGGAAATCAGGGTCGTCCACCAGCGGGAGGGCAGACGCCGGCCCGGCACGTTGCGCGAGCGGGACAGCGAGTACGAGGAGCGGCTGGCGTCGCGCATCGAGATCGACAACGGGCAGCGGGTGTTCCAGATTGCCATCGCGCCCATCATTAATCTGTTCGAAAATGGCACCAGGTAG